In the genome of Streptomyces sp. SLBN-118, the window GGCATGGTGCATGCCGTGGCGGGCCAGATGTGCGGGGTGCTGCCGACGACTCGCTACCAGGCGACGGACACGGCGATCAGCCGGGACATCAGGGCCCGGCTGGACAATGCGATCCGCACCGGTGTACCGCCGGACCCGCGGACCGCGGCGCTCGCCGCGCTGGCCCACGCGGTCGGACTCGGCAAGCACCTGTACCCCGGCAACGAGGGGCGTTCCTCGAGGTCCCGTCTGCGGGATCTCATCAGGCACGACCCGATGGGCGGCCTCGTGGCACACGCCGTGATGGACGTCCAGAACGGTGTGGCCGCTCAGCCGCGCCGTAATCCCACCGCGGTGAACGGCACCAGGCAGCCGGCAGCCGTGGCGGCGATGCAACCGCGCCATGGAGCGATGGCCCGCGTCGCCGCGCACTGACACAGATGCACCACCCGTAGCACCGCCGCACCGACGTCCCCACGTTCCGGTTCGGGAGCCGCACGGAACGCGCGGGGCAGCCTTGTCGCTGCCCTGCGCGTTCGCGCATGACGCCTGTGTAGCCATTTCGCAGCGCAGCCACGACCATTGGTGGCAGTCTGCTGAGCGGTAGATACGCTCAGCTACGCAGCCGGAGGTGCAGTTTCCGTGGCGTCCAATGTCAACCCCACCGTCAGGCGACGCCGTTTGGGACAGGAGCTGCGCAGGCTCCGGGAGCTGAAGGGCATGACGGCCGAAGAGGTGGCGGAGCGTCTGCTCGTCTCCCAGTCGAAGATCAGCCGCCTGGAGAACGGCCGCCGTTCCATCAGTCAGCGCGACGTCCGCGACCTGTGCGGAGTGTACGAGGTCGAGGACCACAGGATCGTCGACTCGCTGATGCAAATGGCCAAGGACTCCCGCCAGCAGGGCTGGTGGCACGCCTTCGGGGACATCCCGTACAGCGTCTACATCGGCCTGGAGACCGACGCGGCGAGTCTTCGGGTGTACGAACCCCAGGTCGTCCCGGGCCTGTTGCAGACCCGGCAGTACGCCGAGGCCCTGATCGCGGGGGCGCTGCCCGAGAGCGGGACCGCCGACGTCGAGAAACGGGTCAGCGTCCGGCTTCGCCGCCAGGAGCGGGTCCACGACGCGGAACACCCGCTGCGCCTGTGGGTGGTGATCGACGAGGCCGCACTGCGCCGTCTGGTCGGCGACAAGACGCTGATGCGCGAGCAGTTGGAGCATCTGATGGAGCTGTCCCAGCTGCCCCATGTGACCGTGCAGGTACTGCCCTTCGACATGGGCGCCCACCCGGGCATCCTCGGCCAGTACGCGATCCTGGAGTTCCCTGACGCCTCCGACTCGAGCGTCGTCTACATCGAGGGCGTCACGAGCGATCTGTACCTGGAGAAAGCCAATGACGTGCACAAGTACACCGTCATGTACGAGCATCTGCGCGCCCAGGCTCTGAACGTGGATCAGTCGCGTCAGTTCATCGCGGACATCGCCAAGGAGTACGCCCGCTGAACCGCTTCATCCGGGAGGGGGACGGCACGGTACACCCATGCCACCTCGCGGCGGAAGACTGCCGTGGTATATG includes:
- a CDS encoding GPP34 family phosphoprotein, whose amino-acid sequence is MGRSRRTLPEELLLLALDPATGTTAQPQSLDIGLAGAQLVELALAGRIAPDGDRIAVVMPRPTGDPTLDSALELLRRRGSPVRAVHWIGGPRLGLRQIYLSHLERCGMVHAVAGQMCGVLPTTRYQATDTAISRDIRARLDNAIRTGVPPDPRTAALAALAHAVGLGKHLYPGNEGRSSRSRLRDLIRHDPMGGLVAHAVMDVQNGVAAQPRRNPTAVNGTRQPAAVAAMQPRHGAMARVAAH
- a CDS encoding helix-turn-helix transcriptional regulator, with amino-acid sequence MASNVNPTVRRRRLGQELRRLRELKGMTAEEVAERLLVSQSKISRLENGRRSISQRDVRDLCGVYEVEDHRIVDSLMQMAKDSRQQGWWHAFGDIPYSVYIGLETDAASLRVYEPQVVPGLLQTRQYAEALIAGALPESGTADVEKRVSVRLRRQERVHDAEHPLRLWVVIDEAALRRLVGDKTLMREQLEHLMELSQLPHVTVQVLPFDMGAHPGILGQYAILEFPDASDSSVVYIEGVTSDLYLEKANDVHKYTVMYEHLRAQALNVDQSRQFIADIAKEYAR